In a single window of the Mesoplodon densirostris isolate mMesDen1 chromosome 18, mMesDen1 primary haplotype, whole genome shotgun sequence genome:
- the LOC132479213 gene encoding LOW QUALITY PROTEIN: uncharacterized protein SPEM3-like (The sequence of the model RefSeq protein was modified relative to this genomic sequence to represent the inferred CDS: inserted 4 bases in 3 codons; substituted 3 bases at 3 genomic stop codons) encodes MGPPRYLHSHLRRLNLCQFNRRLQPNLQKPHTSPQAKTPSPALTLEHSPAQVHVHEHTSAHTPAQAQAQAPSHASAQSLGHTSVCTLTHAHLTYTNANTLVPPPTSAPATTPALAPTPAPVPISATTSVPALVMALTTTPVPSTTHTPILDSIPSTLAAFSQSLSSGHVVYDARSVKQNLFHVXPPQYSGYSTKDLGTLSRAQEGHGLVSSGTAEQTLKQCSGDSAKPSTGSILGYVELGNMEWKISNDAKDRSVQSKTFPYCSFHPCSSEKGSTDPQTPVYPKFLVYSKDAAPSQPCFHSPTSAQSSPCTMPPPCALSLPXVSPRSFVLHQHSNHQKTSTLIQPPTFPPTSKSPQSVLSPQGPIPPQLSTTSQTPSQPXPPELHESLGDNQGSVLQRTAGPSKGCRVSRNPGLTPNLVLHKNQGLTGDTGLPKNPGLVQDPDLQKLXSLTEYPYRCKNPSLSQDSDLQKNPVITQDSGSQKILGSTRYGRFFKRPYVTQPSGLHKNTSFLQSSYIQRSSGFMHDSGVYRNLEXNQETVLYKRQELSQKTRFHSSPHPSLDSGCDKNTGNAQDSGVSRSPDFTQDSGPQKTPYTARDSAVNKSSVLCQESGLHKSPGLVQTPRFHNGSSFTRVSGNYKNPGLTQDSGVCRSQGLTQDSDLHKNPGLIQATEVKRRCGLTQDAGIYRSSDHTHDPNFHKYSEINRDPGPHKGPALTQDSXLSKRPGLHNNSCLIPNPGLHKNPLGTDSVQVWGRHQTQKSFISEAVPRKEDAGQHIPWTSVPPSHNSCSAKAQWAYNDLQTFSEVPVLIELQSSSRRAGSQDWVYQPMDTVPPACQNYRQMTMPPQTSWKPYCPGTGTRLGHVVFDAFQTQFRAGRDRCEALSLRRLPRETANNSPEIIKGEGGYCIPSEGPATFYLLSQVNRSMGMGTSIRGKGKDGEAPARLLTDIDFCSGAQQQELTQLIQELGVQASWSEGPKPGPDLLQAKDFACYGGI; translated from the exons CACACCAGCCCCCAGGCCaagaccccctccccagccctcacccttgagcacagccctgcccaggtcCATGTCCATGAGCATACCTCAGCCCataccccagcccaggcccaagCCCAGGCCCCCTCACATGCCTCAGCCCAGTCCCTGGGCCACACTTCTGTCTGCACCCTGACCCATGCTCATCTGACCTATACCAATGCCAACACTCTGGTCCCTCCCCCAACTTCTGCCCCTGCTACTACTCCTGCCCTAGCCCCTACACCAGCCCCTGTCCCGATCTCTGCCACAACCTCTGTCCCAGCACTGGTCATGGCCCTGACGACCactccagtcccttccaccacccATACCCCCATCCTAGATTCTATTCCCTCTACCTTGGCTGCCTTCAGCCAAAGCCTCTCCTCCGGCCATGTGGTCTATGATGCCCGCAGTGTAAAGCAGAACTTATTCCATG TACCCCCTCAATACTCTGGGTATTCCACAAAGGACTTGGGTACCCTCTCCAGGGCCCAAGAGGGGCATGGTCTGGTGAGCTCTGGTACAGCTGAGCAAACACTGAAGCAATGTAGTGGGGACAGTGCCAAGCCCTCCACAGGATCCATACTGGGTTACGTGGAGTTGGGGAATATGGAATGGAAGATCTCAAATGATGCCAAAGACAGATCTGTACAGTCCAAGACCTTCCCTTACTGTAGCTTCCATCCTTGCAGTTCTGAGAAGGGAAGCACGGACCCCCAGACTCCAGTCTACCCCAAATTCCTGGTGTACTCCAAGGATGCTGCACCTTCTCAACCTTGCTTCCATTCTCCGACCAGTGCCCAGAGCTCACCATGCACCATGCCTCCCCCATGCGCTCTTTCTCTGCC CGTTTCCCCCAGATCCTTTGTCCTTCATCAacacagcaaccaccagaagaCCTCCACCTTAATACaaccccccacctttcccccaacCTCCAAGTCTCCTCAGTCTGTCCTCTCTCCCCAgggccccatccctccccagttATCCACTACTTCCCAAACACCAAGCCAGCCCTAACCCCCTGAACTTCATGAGAGTCTAGGCGACAACCAAGGTTCTGTCCTCCAAAGGACCGCAGGCCCTTCAAAAGGCTGTAGAGTTTCCAGAAACCCAGGCCTTACCCCAAATCTGGTCCTCCACAAGAACCAAGGCCTTACTGGAGACACAGGTCTCCCCAAGAACCCAGGCCTTGTGCAAGATCCAGACCTCCAAAAACTTTGAAGCCTTACCGAATACCCTTACCGCTGCAAGAATCCAAGCCTTTCCCAAGACTCTGACCTTCAGAAGAATCCAGTCATTACCCAAGATTCTGGCTCCCAGAAGATCTTAGGTTCTACTCGATATGGACGTTTCTTTAAAAGGCCATATGTCACCCAACCCTCTGGCCTCCACAAGAACACATCATTTCTCCAAAGTTCTTACATTCAGAGAAGCTCAGGCTTTATGCATGATTCTGGGGTCTATAGGAATCTAGAATGAAACCAAGAGACTGTACTCTATAAACGTCAAGAGCTCTCCCAAAAAACTCGCTTCCATAGTAGCCCACACCCTTCCCTAGATTCTGGATGTGACAAGAATACAGGTAATGCCCAAGATTCAGGAGTCTCGAGGAGTCCAGACTTTACACAAGATTCTGGGCCACAGAAGACTCCATACACTGCCCGAGACTCTGCAGTCAACAAGAGCTCAGTCCTTTGCCAGGAATCTGGTCTCCATAAGAGCCCAGGCCTTGTGCAAACCCCTCGCTTCCATAACGGCTCAAGCTTTACCCGAGTCTCAGGAAACTACAAGAATCCAGGTCTGACCCAAGATTCTGGAGTCTGCAGGAGCCAAGGCCTTACTCAAGATTCTGACCTCCATAAGAATCCAGGCCTTATCCAAGCCACTGAAGTCAAAAGGAGATGTGGCCTTACCCAAGATGCTGGAATTTACAGGAGCTCAGATCATACCCATGACCCTAACTTCCACAAGTACTCAGAAATTAATCGAGATCCTGGCCCCCATAAGGGTCCAGCCCTTACTCAAGACT GCTTATCTAAGAGACCAGGCCTCCATAACAACTCATGCCTTATCCCAAACCCTGGCCTTCACAAGAACCCTCTAGGAACTGACTCTGTCCAAGTTTGGGGCCGACATCAGACCCAAAAGTCATTTATATCTGAGGCAGTTCCTCGAAAGGAGGATGCAGGGCAGCACATACCATGGACTTCTGTCCCACCCAGTCACAACTCCTGCTCTGCCAAGGCTCAGTGGGCCTACAATGACCTGCAAACCTTCTCAGAGGTACCTGTACTGATTGAGCTGCAATCATCCTCCCGGCGAGCAGGCAGCCAAGACTGGGTGTACCAACCCATGGATACAGTTCCTCCAGCCTGCCAGAATTATCGCCAGATGACTATGCCTCCCCAAACCAGCTGGAAACCCTACTGTCCTGGGACAGGCACACGGCTGGGGCATGTGGTCTTTGACGCCTTCCAGACACAGTTCAGAGCAGGCAGGGACAGGTGCGAAGCTCTGTCTCTCAGGCGCCTTCCCCGAGAGACAGCCAACAACTCACCGGAGATAATCAAGGG CGAAGGAGGCTACTGCATTCCTTCAGAGGGGCCAGCTACCTTCTACCTGCTGAGTCAGGTGAACCGTTCCATGGGGATGGGGACCAGCATACGAGGAAAGGGCAAGGACGGAGAAG CCCCTGCCCGGCTGCTCACGGACATCGACT